In the [Clostridium] colinum genome, one interval contains:
- a CDS encoding AAA family ATPase, giving the protein MNREQIVKKITEILKGGATQVSIAKAIGTNETYISKYLKGNFEGDIEKLETNLIKYIHKFEISKPTREFIKTKDATCILGICNSCQKLEQLGLVYGRSGFGKTTTLRKYADSTEKVIYIVCNSFMNANDIIKRISVSLGLKGLVGSKDERIAKIKEFFKYNKGYLLIFDEADKLLNKDTISKLDVIKTIYDEVDGDGVGVILAGEQHLKTKLGLYFEMVRNRGDLEWELKGLSRLEVETYLQGVKLTPKALEELVMRATNDNNGCFRTLNRTFKNVQRLFEDKNKNIETEEIGLEDIKSACILMPK; this is encoded by the coding sequence ATGAATAGAGAGCAAATTGTAAAAAAAATTACTGAAATATTAAAAGGTGGAGCAACACAAGTTAGTATAGCAAAAGCTATAGGAACAAATGAGACTTATATATCAAAATATTTAAAAGGAAATTTTGAAGGAGATATAGAAAAATTAGAAACTAATTTAATTAAGTATATACATAAATTTGAAATATCTAAACCTACTAGAGAATTTATAAAAACAAAAGATGCTACTTGTATATTAGGTATATGTAATAGTTGTCAAAAGCTAGAACAGTTAGGGTTGGTGTATGGACGTTCTGGGTTTGGTAAGACAACAACCCTTAGAAAATATGCAGATAGTACAGAAAAAGTTATATATATAGTATGTAATTCATTTATGAACGCAAATGATATAATAAAAAGAATATCAGTATCTTTAGGGCTAAAAGGACTAGTTGGTTCTAAAGATGAAAGAATAGCAAAAATAAAAGAATTTTTTAAATATAATAAAGGCTATTTGCTTATCTTTGATGAAGCAGATAAGCTTTTAAATAAAGATACTATTTCAAAGCTAGACGTTATAAAGACAATATATGATGAAGTAGATGGAGATGGTGTAGGAGTTATACTTGCAGGAGAGCAACACCTTAAAACAAAGTTAGGCTTATACTTTGAGATGGTAAGAAACAGGGGGGACTTAGAATGGGAGCTTAAAGGTTTATCAAGATTAGAAGTAGAAACATATTTACAAGGTGTTAAGCTAACCCCTAAAGCATTAGAAGAATTAGTTATGAGAGCTACTAATGATAACAATGGTTGTTTTAGGACATTAAATAGAACATTTAAAAATGTTCAAAGACTATTTGAAGATAAAAATAAAAATATAGAAACAGAAGAAATAGGCCTTGAAGATATAAAATCGGCTTGTATATTAATGCCTAAATAA
- a CDS encoding phage protein GemA/Gp16 family protein, producing MKNNSAMISNGQLSKIYVLAKENGLDNEILHDLVKAMFNKISLKKLSFVQAGKIIERLAGKSSQEDYIRNLEKQIGWAENPKRLKGFIKGMFKKDSLKRLTKKEKSKLIEALKSMKGRTENAK from the coding sequence GTGAAAAATAATTCGGCTATGATAAGTAATGGACAACTTAGTAAAATTTATGTTTTAGCTAAAGAAAATGGGCTTGATAATGAAATATTACACGATTTAGTTAAGGCTATGTTTAATAAAATTAGCCTTAAAAAATTAAGCTTTGTACAAGCAGGAAAGATAATAGAAAGACTTGCAGGTAAAAGTAGTCAAGAAGATTATATAAGAAATTTAGAAAAGCAAATCGGTTGGGCAGAAAATCCAAAACGATTAAAAGGTTTTATAAAAGGTATGTTTAAAAAAGATAGCCTTAAAAGACTTACTAAAAAAGAAAAGTCTAAATTAATAGAAGCTTTAAAAAGTATGAAAGGTAGGACTGAAAATGCAAAGTAA
- a CDS encoding DnaD domain-containing protein gives MQSKVVEFYLKKVNSVASFSQVQIIYSYTDEMEEDLIIEALNIALKNNKKNIRYIQTILDNWLNSGITTIEEYRKGVSQNARDKPIERSLKKGYGTKI, from the coding sequence ATGCAAAGTAAAGTTGTGGAGTTTTATCTTAAAAAAGTAAATAGTGTGGCTAGTTTTTCACAAGTGCAAATAATATATAGTTATACAGATGAAATGGAAGAAGACCTTATTATAGAAGCATTAAATATAGCTTTAAAAAATAATAAGAAAAATATAAGATATATACAAACTATATTAGATAACTGGTTAAATAGTGGTATAACTACAATAGAAGAATATAGGAAAGGAGTTAGTCAAAATGCAAGAGATAAACCTATTGAAAGAAGCCTTAAAAAAGGGTATGGTACAAAAATATGA
- a CDS encoding DnaA ATPase domain-containing protein: MQEINLLKEALKKGMVQKYDNHLTLEEKQILKNEKYVETYNNTIGNLPYTNCEICKNKGHIMVVDKKDATRHYIKKCSCMSERESIERFKKSGLEALRQKYTFSKFNRYNEKTKKLYEKAKEFLKNKNEKNWFFIGGQVGSGKSHLCTAMSLELLKNNQVKFMEWVKESTILKSLVLDDINYTRELSKLLYVDILYIDDFFKGGINKADIRLAFEIINYRYNNDLVTIISSEKSINEILEIDEAIGSRIYEKSYNFTFEIEKDEELNYRLRERGQKI; encoded by the coding sequence ATGCAAGAGATAAACCTATTGAAAGAAGCCTTAAAAAAGGGTATGGTACAAAAATATGATAATCATTTAACACTAGAAGAAAAACAGATTTTAAAAAATGAAAAATATGTTGAAACATATAATAATACTATAGGTAACTTACCTTATACAAATTGTGAAATTTGTAAAAATAAAGGTCATATAATGGTTGTTGATAAAAAAGATGCCACTAGACATTATATAAAAAAATGTTCTTGTATGTCAGAAAGAGAAAGTATAGAAAGGTTTAAAAAAAGCGGGCTTGAGGCTTTAAGACAAAAGTACACTTTTTCAAAATTTAATAGGTATAATGAAAAAACTAAAAAATTATATGAAAAAGCAAAAGAGTTTTTAAAAAATAAAAATGAAAAAAATTGGTTTTTTATTGGTGGACAAGTTGGTTCTGGTAAGAGCCACTTATGTACGGCAATGAGTTTAGAGCTTTTAAAAAATAATCAAGTAAAGTTTATGGAATGGGTAAAAGAAAGTACTATTCTTAAATCTTTAGTTTTAGATGATATAAATTATACCAGAGAATTAAGTAAACTTTTATATGTAGATATTTTATACATAGATGATTTTTTTAAAGGTGGTATTAATAAAGCAGATATAAGGCTTGCTTTTGAAATAATAAATTATAGATATAACAATGATTTAGTAACTATTATATCTAGTGAAAAATCAATAAATGAAATATTAGAAATAGATGAAGCTATTGGAAGTAGAATTTATGAAAAATCTTATAATTTTACTTTTGAAATAGAAAAAGATGAAGAGCTTAATTATAGGCTTAGAGAAAGGGGACAAAAAATATGA
- a CDS encoding AbrB/MazE/SpoVT family DNA-binding domain-containing protein produces MISVKKISKTGSVTIPAPLRRKLGIIAGDTFEIEESDDGIVFKRSYGHCIFCGTNIGIKYFNKICVCEGCSKKVREMF; encoded by the coding sequence ATGATAAGCGTTAAAAAAATTAGTAAAACAGGTAGTGTAACAATACCAGCACCTCTTAGAAGAAAATTAGGTATAATAGCAGGAGATACATTTGAAATAGAAGAAAGTGATGATGGAATAGTATTTAAAAGAAGTTATGGACATTGTATATTTTGTGGAACAAATATAGGTATTAAATATTTTAATAAAATTTGTGTATGTGAAGGCTGTTCAAAAAAAGTGAGGGAGATGTTTTAA
- a CDS encoding Mor transcription activator family protein, with protein MKTKRCDKSVKWQDEITIEDIDEQYRHIAETIGIKNFINLIKTLGGTSWYIPKLDTVLNEARKRKIKKEFNKYNRRELALKYGVSERTISYLTQENKNEQLKLY; from the coding sequence ATGAAAACTAAAAGGTGTGATAAAAGTGTGAAATGGCAAGATGAAATAACCATTGAAGACATTGATGAACAGTATAGACATATAGCTGAAACAATAGGTATTAAAAATTTTATTAACCTTATTAAAACATTGGGAGGTACAAGTTGGTATATACCTAAATTAGATACTGTATTAAATGAAGCTAGAAAAAGAAAAATAAAAAAAGAATTTAATAAGTATAACAGAAGAGAATTGGCTTTAAAATATGGTGTTTCTGAAAGGACAATATCCTATTTAACACAAGAAAATAAAAATGAACAATTAAAATTATATTAA